One Solea solea chromosome 5, fSolSol10.1, whole genome shotgun sequence genomic window carries:
- the obi1 gene encoding ORC ubiquitin ligase 1 translates to MAFNYQTSTLSMTLPISCQICLGKVRQPVICANHHVFCSSCMEMWLKKASQCPTCRVPITTESPCRQIIGGTNESDHGEGPSVRKCLRKTRGELLLREYEGEIDGLIRENEELKIKNQSLEAQLKTALDPCSITTVQTGDKRVDPQVLEEWTNKLRAATDVCDKVKQDMDKLKEANKTLRSQNIDLVQENMRLKAEVASRSPQKFGRYTVAALEAKIQQYERDVDHLKKALERSDQYIEDLESQVGKSESRCSEAHEASGSSKSGSDALTQQQKISMMMRSLSDNERALICSNPETESRTFSRNPGLMFMSSADHRVLNKNLTADKKNEDLESASSDFLPTTPSSAFRSLTLRSPGIHEKKVSFKPVSYLRKLDFEDFPCIDKNNSPKENQFRSLDKFPKAVSPNADIEPSKSVLWGGWQRSNSDSNDQPCPGPSEESSVKASPSTIEVDVKASTSIIEEDDEPDCFHMSSEASMDAAYLDKISELDSMMLDGESSSSRGSQPSLVSSPATDLNNTLVPKPQTCPNALSNHVDTLALNHQPCDDPDDALSDGDSPKDGAFAVVVSGKESPAHVSGHADDDVPSQTEELSFDLLFDSLEENKPSPSCSATPSKDADHDHFDHSSSFSSCSGKPVNTPRDKHALIISQPTKRKSHSPFNSNSPTKLSKLM, encoded by the exons ATGGCTTTTAACTATCAGACGTCGACCCTTTCTATGACTTTGCCAATTTCGTGCCAGATATGTCTCGGAAAG gtcagACAGCCAGTCATTTGTGCCAACCACCACGTGTTCTGTTCATCCTGCATGGAAATGTGGTTAAAGAAAGCGAGTCAGTGTCCCACCTGCAGAGTCCCCATCACAACAGAGAGCCCCTGCAGGCAAATCATTG GAGGTACCAATGAAAGCGATCACGGCGAGGGCCCTTCCGTGAGGAAATGTCTCAGAAAAACCAGAGGAGAACTGCTTTTACGGGAGTACGAG GGAGAAATTGACGGGCTCATCAGAGAAAATGaagaactgaaaataaaaaatcaaagtCTGGAGGCCCAGCTGAAGACTGCTTTGGATCCCTGCAGCATTACTACAGTGCAAACAGGTGACAAAAGGGTTGACCCCCAAGTCCTGGAAGAATGGACTAACAAGCTGCGCGCTGCCACAGATGTTTGTGATAAAGTGAAGCAGGATATGGATAAGCTAAAGGAG GCCAATAAGACACTACGATCTCAAAACATCGACCTTGTCCAAGAGAACATGAGATTGAAAGCAGAGGTGGCGAGTAGATCTCCTCAGAA GTTTGGACGTTACACAGTGGCAGCACTGGAGGCTAAAATCCAGCAGTATGAGCGTGACGTGGACCACTTGAAGAAGGCCCTGGAGCGCAGTGATCAGTACATTGAGGACCTGGAGTCTCAGGTCGGAAAGTCTGAGAGTAGATGTTCTGAAGCGCATGAAGCCAGTGGGAGCAGCAAGTCCGGGTCGGACGCTCTCACGCAGCAACAAAAGATCAGCATGATGATGAGGAGCCTGAGTGACAACGAGCGGGCGTTGATCTGCAGCAATCCAGAGACCGAATCTCGAACATTTTCCAGAAACCCTGGTTTGATGTTCATGTCCTCTGCAGACCACAGAGTGCTGAATAAGAATCTGACAGCAGATAAGAAAAACGAGGACTTGGAAAGTGCTTCCTCTGACTTTTTGCCCACCACTCCATCCTCTGCTTTCCGTTCCCTGACTTTGAGAAGTCCCGGCATCCATGAGAAAAAGGTATCATTCAAACCTGTGTCTTATCTGAGGAAGCTAGATTTTGAAGATTTTCCTTGTATCGATAAGAATAACAGCCCCAAAGAGAACCAGTTCAGAAGCCTTGATAAATTCCCCAAAGCCGTGTCTCCAAATGCTGACATTGAACCCTCAAAgtctgtcctctgggggggTTGGCAGAGGTCAAACTCTGATAGTAATGACCAACCGTGTCCAGGTCCAAGTGAAGAAAGCTCTGTTAAAGCCTCACCATCTACCATTGAGGTAGATGTTAAAGCCTCAACATCTATTATCGAGGAAGATGATGAGCCTGATTGTTTCCACATGTCCAGCGAGGCCTCCATGGACGCAGCTTACCTGGATAAAATCTCAGAGTTAGACTCCATGATGCTGGATGGAGAGAGCTCCAGCAGCCGAGGGTCCCAGCCCTCCCTGGTCTCTTCTCCTGCCACAGATTTGAACAACACTCTGGTCCCAAAACCACAAACCTGCCCCAATGCTTTGTCAAACCATGTCGACACACTCGCGTTAAACCACCAACCATGCGATGACCCTGATGACGCATTGAGTGATGGAGATTCTCCAAAAGATGGAGCTTTTGCAGTAGTTGTGTCAGGTAAGGAGAGCCCGGCTCATGTTAGTGGCCATGCAGATGATGATGTGCCCTCTCAGACTGAAGAACTCTCTTTTGATTTGCTGTTTGATTCGCTGGAGGAGAATAAACCCAGTCCCTCTTGCTCTGCCACTCCAAGTAAAGATGCCGATCATGATCACTTCGAtcattcctcctccttctccagctgCAGTGGAAAGCCTGTAAACACACCAAGAGACAAACATGCTCTCATCATTAGTCAGCCAACAAAGAGGAAGTCTCACAGTCCATTTAACTCAAACAGTCCCACAAAACTTTCAAAGCTAATGTGA
- the pou4f1 gene encoding POU domain, class 4, transcription factor 1 — MMSMNSKQPHHFAMHPSLSEPKYTTLHSSSEAIRRACLQTPQLQNNIFASLDETLLARAEALAAVDIAVSQGKTHPFKPDATYHTMATVPCSSNSTVPLAHHHHHHHHHHHQNLEPPDIMDHITSPSLALMSSAHDGTGGGGGGGGGGGGGGGLISTPSGHPHSHMHGLTHLSHQAMGMNSPLTHHGLLPGHHAGSQGGPGLTNIGMPSINDSDTDPRELEAFAERFKQRRIKLGVTQADVGGALASLKIPGVGSLSQSTICRFESLTLSHNNMIALKPILQAWLEEAEGAQREKMSKPDIFNGGEKKRKRTSIAAPEKRSLEAYFAVQPRPSSEKIAAIAEKLDLKKNVVRVWFCNQRQKQKRLKFSAAH, encoded by the exons ATGATGTCCATGAACAGCAAACAGCCGCACCACTTCGCCATGCATCCCTCGCTATCCGAACCCAAGTACACCACCCTGCACTCCAGCTCGGAAGCTATAAGGAGAGCCTGTCTACAAACTCCACAG CTGCAGAACAACATATTCGCGAGCTTGGATGAGACGCTCCTGGCGCGGGCTGAGGCTCTGGCGGCCGTGGACATCGCAGTGTCCCAGGGCAAGACGCATCCGTTCAAGCCCGACGCCACCTACCACACGATGGCCACGGTGCCGTGCTCGTCCAACTCCACTGTCCCGCTGgctcatcaccaccaccaccatcaccaccaccaccaccagaacCTGGAGCCGCCGGACATCATGGACCATATCACCTCGCCGTCCCTCGCTCTCATGTCCAGTGCGCACGACGGGACCGGCggcggaggaggcggcggcggagGCGGTGGAGGCGGCGGCGGGCTCATCTCTACCCCTTCTGGCCACCCGCACTCTCACATGCACGGCCTCACTCACCTCTCACACCAGGCCATGGGCATGAACTCGCCTCTCACCCATCACGGCCTCTTACCGGGCCACCACGCGGGGAGTCAAGGCGGCCCAGGACTCACGAACATCGGAATGCCCTCAATCAATGACTCGGACACGGACCCAAGGGAGCTGGAGGCGTTCGCGGAGCGCTTCAAGCAGCGGAGGATCAAGCTCGGGGTGACGCAGGCGGACGTGGGAGGCGCGCTCGCGAGCCTGAAAATCCCCGGCGTTGGCTCACTGAGCCAAAGTACAATTTGCCGGTTCGAGTCGTTAACTCTGTCCCACAACAACATGATTGCGCTCAAGCCCATCCTGCAGGCCTGGCTGGAGGAGGCCGAGGGCGCGCAGAGGGAGAAAATGAGCAAACCGGACATTTTCAACGGCGGCGAGAAGAAGCGGAAGAGGACGTCGATTGCGGCGCCGGAGAAACGGTCTCTGGAGGCTTACTTCGCCGTGCAGCCGCGGCCCTCGTCCGAGAAAATCGCAGCCATAGCGGAAAAGTTGGACCTGAAAAAAAACGTGGTGCGCGTGTGGTTTTGCAAccaaagacagaaacagaagCGGTTGAAATTTTCCGCCGCCCACTGA